A genomic segment from Mus musculus strain C57BL/6J chromosome 13, GRCm38.p6 C57BL/6J encodes:
- the 4921517D22Rik gene encoding uncharacterized protein C9orf153 homolog isoform X1, translating to MSSSRRNTGSARDSRGSLTPHRCLLSDLYTSLQNFNNENKKSNLQKVCGTSFKEAQETLEKTLNVSPLDSSETVSGNERLPVVIQTEVKKKEQRSPSMSDLLHQSLLMGYIAPLDQVYSSQQRLAQAGIPPPILDFPYGLRDEVPLVAPTQHFRKRIQSMTFRKLLLSSVTPGRLFYEEKSVSHVSSEPGKQFLDLADLQWRYFKGLATWGKVPRMFSFMDIEFNSEKRFVGSQGMPGFIFPPLMWIAALGNPESIQEAEKHAIHFPMQYLCKDYIKMIV from the exons ATGTCCTCCTCCAGACGGAACACTGGGTCGGCACGGGACAGCAGGGGATCGCTGACTCCCCACCGATGTTTG CTGTCAGATTTATATACATCTCTTCAGAATTTTAACAATGAGAACAAGAAATCTAATCTCCAAAAAGTCTGTGGCACATCATTTAAGGAAGCTCAGGAGACCCTTGAGAAAACCCTGAATGTCTCACCATTGGACAGCTCTGAGACTGTGAGTGGCAATGAGCGCCTCCCTGTGGTCATACAGACTGAGGTTAAGAAAAAGGAGCAGAGGTCACCGTCCATGTCAGATCTACTTCACCAAAGTCTGTTAATGGGTTACATTGCTCCATTGGATCAGGTATACAGCTCCCAGCAGAGACTGGCCCAGGCCGGTATCCCTCCTCCTATACTCGACTTTCCTTATGGTTTAAGAGACGAAGTGCCCTTAGTTGCTCCAACACAACACTTCAGGAAAAGGATTCAAAGCATGACATTCCGAAAACTTCTCTTGTCTTCCGTTACCCCAGGCAGGCTGTTCTACGAAGAAAAATCAGTAAGCCATGTCTCCTCAGAACCAG GAAAGCAGTTCCTGGACCTGGCAGACCTTCAGTGGAGGTATTTCAAGGGGCTTGCGACGTGGGGGAAAGTGCCCAGGATGTTTTCATTCATGGACATAGAGTTCAACAGTGAGAAGAGATTTGTAGGCAGCCAAGGCATGCCTGGCTTTATCTTCCCGCCTCTG ATGTGGATAGCTGCACTTGGGAACCCGGAGTCGATACAAGAGGCAGAAAAGCATGCGATCCACTTTCCTATGCAATATCTGTGCAAAGACTACATTAAAATGATTGTGTGA
- the 4921517D22Rik gene encoding uncharacterized protein C9orf153 homolog: MSSSRRNTGSARDSRGSLTPHRCLLSDLYTSLQNFNNENKKSNLQKVCGTSFKEAQETLEKTLNVSPLDSSETVSGNERLPVVIQTEVKKKEQRSPSMSDLLHQSLLMGYIAPLDQVYSSQQRLAQAGIPPPILDFPYGLRDEVPLVAPTQHFRKRIQSMTFRKLLLSSVTPGRLFYEEKSVSHVSSEPGKQFLDLADLQWRYFKGLATWGKVPRMFSFMDIEFNSEKRFVGSQGMPGFIFPPLVRKTLVVYPQVEYDDLGHYSVKWKA, from the exons ATGTCCTCCTCCAGACGGAACACTGGGTCGGCACGGGACAGCAGGGGATCGCTGACTCCCCACCGATGTTTG CTGTCAGATTTATATACATCTCTTCAGAATTTTAACAATGAGAACAAGAAATCTAATCTCCAAAAAGTCTGTGGCACATCATTTAAGGAAGCTCAGGAGACCCTTGAGAAAACCCTGAATGTCTCACCATTGGACAGCTCTGAGACTGTGAGTGGCAATGAGCGCCTCCCTGTGGTCATACAGACTGAGGTTAAGAAAAAGGAGCAGAGGTCACCGTCCATGTCAGATCTACTTCACCAAAGTCTGTTAATGGGTTACATTGCTCCATTGGATCAGGTATACAGCTCCCAGCAGAGACTGGCCCAGGCCGGTATCCCTCCTCCTATACTCGACTTTCCTTATGGTTTAAGAGACGAAGTGCCCTTAGTTGCTCCAACACAACACTTCAGGAAAAGGATTCAAAGCATGACATTCCGAAAACTTCTCTTGTCTTCCGTTACCCCAGGCAGGCTGTTCTACGAAGAAAAATCAGTAAGCCATGTCTCCTCAGAACCAG GAAAGCAGTTCCTGGACCTGGCAGACCTTCAGTGGAGGTATTTCAAGGGGCTTGCGACGTGGGGGAAAGTGCCCAGGATGTTTTCATTCATGGACATAGAGTTCAACAGTGAGAAGAGATTTGTAGGCAGCCAAGGCATGCCTGGCTTTATCTTCCCGCCTCTGGTTCGTAAGACACTGGTGGTTTACCCCCAGGTGGAGTACGATGATTTGGGCCACTATTCTGTTAAGTGGAAAGCCTAA